The DNA region CCTGTTCTTCTTAATAACGTATTGTTAATGTTTTTTACTTTGTGATAATACGTTGACCGTCTATATATAATTGGTCAGATTATTAATTTATGCTGACaggaaaaaaaagtaatagtactactactccataatttatttctttGACATTGCAAAGTCAATCTATTGGGGAATTTGTCAACTCTCTTTAAATTGAGTGTGTTCCACACTTCTACTTTATTAATCAATTTTTGGGCGTATATaccactttttatttatttattgacaGGATTGGAATGTACTTTTTGTTAGAGGAAATTGAATTGTACTACTCATTAAAAACAATATCCCACGAATAAAAaggaaattaaaatgacaaaaccAGCAATCCAATAATATGGTTGCGAATAGTATATGGTTCATCGATATTTTTTGTGTTACAAAACAGTCTgtctaaaaaaatactactatataactAATAGTAGTACATAAATaactcaaaatataaaaatccaaacaataaataatataaGCACTTTATCTAAACTTCttatagaaaaaaaagtagaaatcAATAAACAGCACACATTAGAACTATTATCCATTAATCTTTGTAGCGATCTTATCAATTAATCTCTAAATTACTCAACTGTCCCATTGAGAAAATGTACACACATGATTGGCActatataaaattgaaatattcaaAGGGCTCAGCCGTCATGGAGTACGCCATTCAAACAACACCAGTTCACCACAGAACGTGGTGATGCAATGCATCATTTCCTCACTAATTATAGAAATAAATGTAAATACAATTTTAAATTGATAAAGTGATTATAATGATTAGTAAATTACAAGTAGAGGCACCCGCAAAGAAAAGTTGATATTCTCAACATTTGTTGGAGATGAAAACCACTAGCCCAACTCAAAGGGCGCCCACAGTCCTACATTAACAGCGAAGAAAATATTAAAACCAGCCTCTTTTTAGGAGATAAAGATATATTGTgggacaaaataaaattatattcatatttttgcGGAAAATATTGCTCCTGGAAAAAGGGATGTGGCAGTGCTTCATTTCGTGACTACATTTGGAGAGGCTGAAgtggtattttatttataacggAATTTTATGATTCGTTTTTAggttaattacttaattataataatcGATTAATGCAATATTATAACTGTTGATACTTGATAGGAATGCTTAATTGCTTTTTGTATAATTTATAACTATAGTAGTACAAAATTATTACTGTATGTATATTAAGACGTAACATTGTAACGAAGTATGGTTACTatggattttttttcaaaattctatCCATATAAAAAATGATTGAGAATTTAGAATCTTATGtttctaaataaataaataaatatatatatatataggggtgcgttattctccttttcacatcttagatcatttttccttcttaatattacgcgttagatctaaggcatcaacggatcagattgattctataaaactggttccgtgttgcattatagaaggtggttgtatgcattacagggttattattggcatttgacggaaaagtaactgccacattttggtatctgcgagtaatgcaccacatggtcacgagtaatgcatataattgactatataatgcacaatatgtgaactgcaatacatacgaataagatgtaccatgttatgatgtttggacacacgtttcttgtttcccctaagggtttaataagcttaggggctagggtatagtacgtagacacgtatgtaatcttcacatggtaacgagtaatggatataattgactatataatgcacaatttgtgaactgcaatgcatacgaacaagatgtgttgtgttatgatgtttgacacacgtttcttgtttcccctaagggtttaataagcttaggggctagggtatagtacgtacgcattaataacaaattataaaacgatacgaataattcaccaaattgtcacgagtaatggatgttattaactatataatgcacaatatgtgaactgcaatgcatacgaataagatgtaccatgttatgatgtttgacacacgtttcttgtttcccctaagggtttaataagcttaggggctagggtatagtacgtagacattactaacaaattgtcgttattggaatatacgtatgtgcattatttggtttaggtattGCATTATGTAgttgttaattgtcattatctcagtatattatgcattattagaggtattgtgtatatgggttaatcaacagATTGAAGAtgacatacgtgcatttagtaatgtctacgtactataccctagcccctaagcttattaaacccttaggggaaacaagaaacgtgtgtcaaacatcataacatggtacatcttattcgtatgcattgcagttcacatattgtgcattatatagttaataacatccattactcgtgacaatttggtgaattattcgtatcgttttataatttgttattaatgcgtacgtactataccctagcccctaagcttattaaacccataggggaaacaagaaacgtgtgtcaaacatcataacaccgcacatcttgttcgtatgcattgcagttcacaaattgtgcattatatagtcaaatatatccattactcgttaccatgtgaagattacatacatgtctacgtactataccctagcccctaagcttattaaacccttaggggaaacaagaaacctGTGTCAAACAttataacacaacacatcttgttcgtatgcattgcagttcacatattgtgcattatatagacaattatatgcattactcgtgaccatgtggtgcattattcgtagcggtttccagccattattagattactattgtaccctcataatgcacaaaataggacaaataatgcaacacgggattaattacccaatgttgatcttgaccgtccatttctctaatctaattggttgatattaagaaggaaaaaggaggaaatataggaaaaggaaatgaatacatccctatatatatatatatatatatatatatagggttgtgatcgattgagattttttagcctaattgagaattgagatgcattattagccactcatttttattaaatgagtggtccagaatttaccacatggaaaatatttttacattaattaattgtgaaagggcagaatggtaatttcatcatacattttatttaataaatatttttttatttttttaaaaaaaattaatttttttttcgattttttattttttttttatttttatttttttgtcaactacatatacaattcatgtcaactacacacatataatgtcaactacatatacaattcatgtcaactgcacatatataatgtcaactacatatacgattcatatcacctatacgcatataatgtcaactataacctgttgacatttgatgtgcaggctattgacatttgatgtgcagggctattgacatttgatgtgcaggctacacatcgtagttgacatcgcgtgaaaattaaaaaaatttaaaaaatttttttaaaaaattttaaaaaaataaaaaaatttaaaaaaataaaaaaataaattttttttagttgttgacattttaatacgagttgttgacatttgatattctggctattgaaatgaaatgacgataatacccttagttgatataatctacttgtagttgacatttcaaaatgagtggctgaaaatgcatctcaattctcaattaagctaaaaaatctcaacctaacaagaccctatatatatatatatatatatatatatatatattttctttgGAAGCCATCCAATATTTACCAGTGAGAGTCATCCATTTGGTGCAGTAGGTCTGAGGCTCACACTTGCCAGTCTGCTAATATCTAAATAAATGCTACGCTATTACATTTTGTTTTCACTTACAATCTCGATGTACATTTGTTGAAAGTTGAAACTTATACCACTAACATATGACAAAATTCAACTGAATTACGAAACTATATCACGGTACACTTTTGATCGCTGCCAAGTTGTACAACATGAAACACTTCTACAATAACACTTTTTAATGGTGTCACTCTTAAATTGTATCATGGGTTAGTTATTGTTTGAGTCCCAATTTTCAATATTTCAGCTTTccacttcaaaaaaaattccaacTTTGGATAATAAGCaggtactccatccgtccgggaataaaaatctcattttagtccatccgcgaataggagttacAGTTCACTTTTACATAATATGAGCGGTGCAATAATATCTCACCTGATTAGCATTTAAGGGAAAAACTCTAAAATATACGAATCCATCTAATAATCCAGTGGGATTATTCTTTATAAATTACTTAAGAGTTTTTAATATGAAGAATAAAATTGGAGATATTTTCTAAAATCATATGAAAAGATTTGCAGAAGAGCAGTTTATTCTCCGCAATAAATTAAGCAGCCATTTGTATATTTCTAGTTTGGtagtattaaaataatactccgtaTTACTCCAAATATAAGTGTGCTACTTTTCCTCCGACTGCCCTCAACAATAATACAAAACCTGCTTGGTCGACACGACATCACGCATATCGTGACTACATCGTATCATCAACCCAACCTCTGCATATATAAATACCCTTCTCTCCCTCCTCTCCACATCTGTATAaaccccctctctctctctctaataaaTCATTCTATAAGAATGAGCTGCAATGGCTGCAGAGTTCTTCGCAAAGGCTGCATCGACAACTGCACCCTCAGACCCTGCCTCGATTGGATCGAATCACCCGAATCTCAAGCCAACGCCACTCTCTTCCTCGCCAAATTCTACGGCCGCGCCGGCCTCATCAACCTCATCAAATCCGGCCCCAACCACCTTCGTCCAGGTATAAAAATTCGATTCaattttgatcattttcaaCTAATTTGAAGTATCTGATTTTGGAATTTCGTGATCAGAAATTTTCAGGTCGCTCTTGTACGAGGCCTGCGGCCGGATAATCAACCCGGTCCACGGCTCGGTCGGGCTGATGTGCTCCGGCGACTGGCCGCGCTGCCAGGCGGCGGTGGAGGCAGTCCTCCTCGGCAAGCCGCTCGCCGCCTCCGACGAGCTGCAGAGATGCGACATCCGCCACCTCTCCAAGGACGCTCGCCGCGGCCGGATCCGGAGCAGGTCGAAGCGGGCCGGGGCGGACGCGGAGAGCCGAGCCGACTCGTCGTACACGGCGGCCGAGACGAAGTTCACGATCACGGGATGGGATGAGGATCGCGAGGGTTTCGAGGTGAAGAGAGCGCGGAGCCACGATTCGTACTCGGTTGAAACGGTCGAGCCGGCTTTGGTGAACCGGGGTGGTGTTAAACCGGAGCCCGAGGAGATCGGGCTGGAGTTGACCTTGGGAGGCCCGAATTTAGTGATGGGTGCAGTCATAGAGATTTCCGACGGCGGAAATTAAATTGAAGAGAAATTTAGTACAAAAAACCCCAGTTTTGGAGgagtagtgtttttttttggGGAAACAAAGAATTAATGTAGATTTTAGAAGAATTGTGGAGCTAGTAGTAAAATGCATGAATGATCTCATTTTTTGTTGGGAAATGAGGTAGTTTTTCTAGCAAGAATTGGGGAGTTTTAGTGTATATTTGATTATGAAATAATTGATGTTTTGAATATAAGCATGATGGCAACTTGTAATGTGTTAAATTACTCTCCAATTTCATTGGCTTATTATTATATTCGAAAGGCATTGTTATCTATTGATGTTTCCGAGTGGAACAAGTGGAGGTTGTAAGTGTtcaattagtagtagtagtattagtattagttagttagttagttaattaattaattaattgaataaaaataactGCGGGATAATGCTAAGTTGAGATTCGTTAGCTAGATAGGTACAAAAAATGTCTACGCGCATTTGGTAGGAAATGGTGAATTTCAGTTAACAGGTTTAGCAGTTTTTATCGACAGATGCCATTCATGCAAGATGCTTTTTGATTCCCTAGGTTTTTCATTCTTGTCAAAAATagaattcaaaaattttaaaatatgaattcTATTTTTATGAATTACTCTCTTCATTCATAATTTATAGTGTGgccatttattttattcatttttaatatgtGGACTCACGATTCAACTAAATCATTACACTCACAtgctattataaaatcaatatataaaagtcgggtccacattccactagctcattttctcatttttcttcacaaagtcaaataatttgtTAAAAACTCGTGTCGAGTCAAAATTGGACTATAAATGACGGACGGATGGAATAgtttatactaataaaattatacaTGTAGTTAGGTTCGAATTTAAAATATAACGTTGTTAAGggtgtttcccttaacaagcaccgacggcgagtttcgctcggcggtggagataaatttccggcgaccaataggctcggcggacgatggcggagtttctgtgcgcgggagtcgctcccgtcgggcagataactcggcggctaatagaatactccggcgtccaattaggatcAGCAGAtggaatccaaaattaggattggaaaaTACACGTTATCTTTGgtggagaaaatatttcattaattgattgaataaaatgataacaatctctcatatttataatactctaacactactaccctaacttattgaacaagaaacaaatatctaaacaaatattgaaaagatacggtaaatcaaaatataactaaataattgggagATACGATCGTATCAACTCTcccacggttgaaattcaccttgtcctcaaggtagGAACCATAAAACCACGAAGAGAGTTGAAAGTAGAAGCTTTGGCGCGGTATCTCCTCTTGGATCAAATGCCCACAGAATAGTTGTGCGTCTCCCTTCATCATTTCCACCCAAAATCACCAATAGAGAACCGTGTTGGGTATAAGATATGGTGGACACCGCCGCCACATTGTTGTCGTGACAATTCAACGCTAAGATGAAAAGTTTTGCCACACCTCCATGAATACTCAAACACGGCGTGTCATTTCCCGGaggaatcaaccttgcatcggcgTCGAGCGACGGTAATCGAGGATTCATACTTGTAACATTactgacattcaaatccacatagacacaaacAAGTGCTTGCGAACCGGAGTGAGCTTCCCCTGTCTTACCCAATTCTTCTGCTTTTAATTTAAGCTCATCCTCAAACAACCTTCGCTTCTTTTCCATTTCCTCTTGATTGTCCTGTTTTTTCATATCAAATTCAGCCTCGATGTCATCAACAAGGCTCTGATTCTCCATGCTCTCTCTCTTGTTCGACTTCTCACTCAACACACAGAAATCTTTTTCTTTCGGCTCTAAACTAGATCGAAGGGCTTCGGcattattttctttctctccagCAAAGTCACTACATTATCTTTCATCTCCAATTCCTTATGTGTTGGAACACTAATATCATCAATATTCTCATCATATGCCCCGACGAGCACTTGCAGCGGCGTACTGTCGGTCTTGATGACCTCTTCCAGGGACTCGTCATTTGGTACAACAAGATTAACACCCCCATTGTGAGCAACGATGTAGGGAACATCCTCAGCTAGATTATCGTCATCAATATTCTCCTCAAACAATGCATTCACGCGGGCTAGAAGGGCGGCTTGCTCCAATCTATAAATACGCAGTTTCTCGTTGTAATCACTTAGGGCGGCTAATTGGGCTGGGCAAGGCGAACGAACCATGAGATTGGGAGTATTGGGTAGACCACGCTGCTTCCCCGAATCAATAAACTTGCTGGACTGTTGACCCCGGTGCGTGAAGCCCGGTCCGTGGCGGGGCAACGACAGTCAACGGAGCTGTGTCGTGACTCAGAAATCGGTCGGACTACGGTGACCGGTATGTAGGATGCTCGCGCGGCCATTATGAAGATGTTGGTGTCACCTCGGATACTCCTCAAAACCCTGTCGCTGACAGTGGTCTATGCGATCGTCCCATCCCCCTTGATCCCAATTGTTAGCAATGGTTCGCGGATGGGGTTGGTCGTGAAAGCGTCCCCGATACCTCGCGTTAGGATGTCGTGGAGGAGTTGGTTCATCTGCGAGCGGGAGCGGCGATGGGTCTCGCCATGGCTGTCCTGCACTTCAATGCTCTCCCCGTCGGGAGCTGGCTCAGGTCGTGGCGGAGCATATGATCTTCTGATACAATGATCCGAGGCATCCCACTTGTTCTCCAAATTATCAAACGCATCCAGGAGATGATCCAGCTTGATATGAATCTCTTTGTCGCGTGCGGTCTCTGCTGTTCTAGGAATCGTCCAGCAGCTGTGGGTGGTCGAATTGCGAGGGCTCTCCTCCCTTGGCCTTCCAGGCTTCTGGAACCCGTTTGGGGGGCGGCTGGAAGCTGTTAAACCCGTGTGGCAGCGCTTTGCGATAGCGAAACTCCAGATCGGGCAGCGGCTGTGTATGTTTGTGAACGAAATGGCGATGGTGATTGTGTGTCATGATGACGGATCAAGGCGTGGTtgtggtggatgatgatcgtctgacttcaatgcggcacgcgggaatccttcccgtcggggGTTGCAGAAGTAAAGTTGTccggcggacaggcgggactcgacaaccaaagcagttgttGTGCGCGGAATggtttccgtcgggcagcagtgtatcttcggttcgagatggtgggagggtgagatcacgatgaaagcaccgACGGCGAATTTCGCTCGAcggtggagataaatttccggcgaccaataggctcggcggacgatggcggagTTTCTATGCGTgggagtcgctcccgtcgggcagataactcggcggCTAATAGAATACTCCGGCGTTCAATTAGGATCAGCGGAGGGAATCCAATTAGGATCAgcggagggaatccaaaattaggattggaaaacacacgttatctttggtgtggaaaatatttcattaattgattgaataaaatcataacaatctctcatatttataatactctaatactactaccctaacttattgaacaagaaacaaatatataaaaaaatatgaaaaagatacgataaattaaaatataactaaataattgggagATAAGATCGTATCAAACGCACATATGCACATGCTGACAGGGCGTGTCTCTTTTATACTTGGGTTTTCTCAAATAGTTTGTGAATTATTGTATGATAAAATCGAGTTCATTATAAACATTTTGCCCTACATTATCCATATAAAAAAAAGGATCTTGATTAACCTTATTTTCTAGAAGACTAGAAGGGATGTTTTCCTAGCAAGAATTAGCCGGTGGGTATTCCTATTTTACCATTGATGAAAAGAGAGGCGAGAAAATGTATCTAAAATGATAAAGTGACTAATTGAAGAGAGTTGACAATTTGTTATGTGATAAAATAAATCAAGCAAGAAAAACCATGTTACTAgtcaattacaaaaaaaaagtcatATGAGCATCGCTTGTTCGTCGCATATAAAATTAATGACTCTAACATAGAATCTAACTTTAATTGTCATTTGACTacgatttaaaatttttaagtaATACTATTAGCCTATTAAAGGATTAAATATTGTCGGCAGTTTGTATTTAACTCCCTTAACCATTCAAATTTTGTTTAATGTATTAAAGAATTATTAAATTCTGTGTTCAGTTAAAGGGATCATATAAAGAAGTTTTCTCTAAATTTTCTCATTTGATTAATCCGTCTGATGACTACACGGATGACGATTTTGCACTAGAAAGTGATCTATCTAGAGCATCTTTCATTATTAAATGTTATATTCTAgtttagtagtataaatttttatttcattaactAAAAGAAATCAAGATTCACTATGCGAGGACCCTAATTAAGATATGTCACAACCATATGTGGTCCCACTAACATTATTCAAGTAAAGATTAGCTAAATCAATGCTCAAGTAATATTCTTTCGCCTGAGCAAGTCGCCACATACCTTtgatattatttataatataatcatTAGCAAAATACAAACTAATGATAGATATTAATGCTAATTTGACCATTTGTAATTGGTTTTCAGGAATTGTGGGCCTcaacaaactaattaaaattataagtttaatttattatgactCTTCAACACAGTCCGAGCCATGGCTAAGtaatttattgaaaaatgaattatttaaatgtTATGGATCATGtcaatttataatttgaaaagttattttatttaatgaaatcaCGCTGATCATTTATCCACTCCAAATACATAAAACTTTGTCCTTGCATGGCGGATTCATACACACGCACACATCAATAAGTAAGTGTATTGTAATCGAATAAGAAATTAgacaaaaaaaagaataaaagaaacCAAGACATCATGTTGCAATTTTTAGACAGGTGGCTTTTGGATTTGATTTTAGGAGAGCGTTCACAGGTAGCCGCGAAGGGT from Salvia splendens isolate huo1 chromosome 9, SspV2, whole genome shotgun sequence includes:
- the LOC121749128 gene encoding LOB domain-containing protein 40-like: MNSSSSSKRGRDIVTNDIDAAAPKKEAKLDVTKAVEETKEGIERVFAEAEVLRWNGVDEEMEWASCCVLLFLRLPSTIIQNLLGRHDITHIVTTSYHQPNLCIYKYPSLPPLHICINPLSLSLINHSIRMSCNGCRVLRKGCIDNCTLRPCLDWIESPESQANATLFLAKFYGRAGLINLIKSGPNHLRPEIFRSLLYEACGRIINPVHGSVGLMCSGDWPRCQAAVEAVLLGKPLAASDELQRCDIRHLSKDARRGRIRSRSKRAGADAESRADSSYTAAETKFTITGWDEDREGFEVKRARSHDSYSVETVEPALVNRGGVKPEPEEIGLELTLGGPNLVMGAVIEISDGGN